A genome region from Nitrospirota bacterium includes the following:
- a CDS encoding glycosyltransferase family 9 protein → MRDEAEKPLMPSNSHRFRKILIVKPSSLGDIIHALPLLNAIKTALPDSEVHWVVAKGFEGALQGHPMIKRLWVIHKENWKRPSRLISTVSELGALFRGLRLEGYDLVIDLQGLLRSGIITALSGAGLRVGFSDARELSPFFYNLKVKGGTGIHAVERYLKLASLIGIDTDGVDFPLPPIQDTFHSEGPYYVVVPGARWPAKRWPVGYFIDVIKALPATAVIIGSREDVDIAGTIALNTEGRSINMAGKTDLKKLFSIIKGASFMLSNDSGPMHMGAAQSVPVYAVFGPTSEVLTGPYGDGHRVFRADIDCSPCFRKTCETMRCMREITPGQVVEAITEDRMQFCLRKD, encoded by the coding sequence ATGAGAGATGAGGCAGAGAAGCCCCTGATGCCATCAAATTCACATAGGTTCAGAAAGATACTGATAGTGAAGCCGAGCTCTCTCGGTGACATTATCCACGCCCTGCCTTTACTTAATGCCATTAAAACCGCCTTGCCGGACTCTGAGGTGCACTGGGTTGTAGCCAAGGGGTTTGAAGGGGCACTTCAGGGACACCCGATGATTAAGCGTCTGTGGGTAATACATAAGGAGAACTGGAAAAGACCTTCAAGGCTAATATCAACGGTCTCTGAGCTTGGCGCCCTTTTCAGGGGACTCAGGCTTGAGGGTTATGACCTTGTTATCGACCTTCAGGGCTTGCTGAGAAGTGGTATTATCACAGCGCTGTCAGGTGCCGGCCTGAGGGTGGGCTTCAGTGATGCAAGGGAATTGAGTCCATTCTTCTATAACCTTAAGGTCAAAGGGGGAACCGGCATCCATGCTGTTGAGAGATACCTTAAACTTGCTTCTCTAATCGGAATAGATACCGACGGAGTTGATTTTCCACTGCCCCCGATTCAGGATACGTTTCACTCGGAAGGCCCCTATTACGTAGTAGTCCCCGGTGCAAGATGGCCCGCCAAGAGGTGGCCTGTTGGGTATTTTATTGATGTAATAAAGGCGCTGCCGGCTACTGCCGTTATAATTGGTAGCAGGGAGGATGTTGATATTGCGGGGACAATAGCCTTAAATACAGAAGGTCGTTCAATCAATATGGCTGGAAAGACCGACCTTAAAAAACTCTTCTCCATCATAAAGGGTGCATCTTTTATGCTGTCCAATGATTCCGGCCCAATGCATATGGGTGCAGCCCAGTCAGTGCCTGTTTATGCAGTGTTCGGCCCGACAAGCGAGGTCCTGACCGGTCCATACGGCGATGGACACAGGGTCTTCAGGGCAGATATTGATTGTTCCCCCTGTTTTAGAAAAACGTGTGAGACCATGAGGTGTATGAGAGAGATTACACCCGGGCAGGTTGTAGAGGCAATCACAGAAGACCGGATGCAGTTCTGCTTGAGAAAAGATTGA